The Micromonospora krabiensis genome window below encodes:
- a CDS encoding extracellular solute-binding protein: MSVIRRRLRTAAVAAIAVGVALGSTACSKKNDDEAGGENGQVKLVLQTFSNFGYDKAIKDFEAANPNIKVEHQKMGELRDFQPKLVQWLAAGSGAGDVVGLEEGVLLQYVQNHDKFANLLDLGASEVKSNFPEWKWNNAMTPDGKKLIGLGTDVGGLAMCYRKDLFQQAGLPTERDAVSQKISTWDDYIALGRQFKNSGKVKAAWLDSATSLMQPYVMQNSETFFFDKENKFIGDTNPVVRKAWDMGLQMAADGLTAKAQRWSADWDAAFKNNAFATIPCPAWMTEGIIAQRSGPTNAGKWDIAKIPGGGGNWGGSYLAVPAQTKHPKEAYLLAKYLTSKEGHLAAFNEAGAMPSSIPGIEDPAFKDKTSEYFSGAPIGQIFGDSVKNMKPVFLGAKHQQVWETIVEPQMQAAERGQSRSDAAWTKAMNEAKKAVA, translated from the coding sequence ATGAGCGTCATCAGGCGCCGGCTCCGCACTGCCGCGGTCGCCGCGATCGCCGTGGGCGTGGCCCTCGGCAGCACCGCGTGCAGCAAGAAGAACGACGACGAGGCAGGTGGCGAGAACGGGCAGGTCAAGCTCGTCCTCCAGACCTTCTCCAACTTCGGGTACGACAAGGCCATCAAGGACTTCGAGGCGGCCAACCCGAACATCAAGGTCGAGCACCAGAAGATGGGTGAGCTGCGGGACTTCCAGCCGAAGCTGGTGCAGTGGCTCGCGGCGGGCAGCGGCGCCGGTGACGTGGTCGGTCTGGAAGAGGGCGTGCTGCTCCAGTACGTGCAGAACCACGACAAGTTCGCCAACCTGCTCGACCTCGGCGCCAGCGAGGTGAAGTCCAACTTCCCGGAGTGGAAGTGGAACAACGCGATGACGCCGGACGGCAAGAAGCTGATCGGGCTCGGCACCGACGTCGGCGGCCTCGCCATGTGCTACCGCAAGGACCTGTTCCAGCAGGCGGGCCTGCCCACCGAGCGCGACGCGGTCTCCCAGAAGATCAGCACCTGGGACGACTACATCGCGCTGGGCCGTCAGTTCAAGAACAGCGGCAAGGTCAAGGCGGCGTGGCTGGACAGCGCCACCAGCCTGATGCAGCCGTACGTCATGCAGAACTCCGAGACGTTCTTCTTCGACAAGGAGAACAAGTTCATCGGTGACACCAACCCCGTCGTCCGCAAGGCGTGGGACATGGGTCTGCAGATGGCCGCCGACGGCCTGACCGCCAAGGCGCAGCGCTGGAGCGCCGACTGGGACGCCGCGTTCAAGAACAACGCCTTCGCCACGATCCCCTGCCCGGCCTGGATGACCGAGGGCATCATCGCCCAGCGTTCCGGCCCGACCAACGCCGGCAAGTGGGACATCGCCAAGATCCCCGGCGGCGGCGGCAACTGGGGCGGCTCCTACCTCGCCGTCCCGGCGCAGACCAAGCACCCGAAGGAGGCGTACCTGCTGGCCAAGTACCTGACCAGCAAGGAGGGCCACCTGGCGGCGTTCAACGAGGCCGGTGCGATGCCCTCCAGCATCCCGGGCATCGAGGACCCCGCCTTCAAGGACAAGACGAGCGAGTACTTCAGCGGCGCCCCGATCGGTCAGATCTTCGGTGACAGCGTCAAGAACATGAAGCCGGTCTTCCTCGGCGCCAAGCACCAGCAGGTCTGGGAGACCATCGTCGAGCCGCAGATGCAGGCGGCCGAGCGCGGCCAGAGCAGGTCGGACGCCGCGTGGACGAAGGCGATGAACGAGGCCAAGAAGGCCGTCGCCTGA
- a CDS encoding plasmid pRiA4b ORF-3 family protein — MPRQIFQLRISLTGVRPTVWRRVLVPAGYTLDRLHRVVQHAMGWRDCHLHSFEIDGLQYGEPDPDGELALHDELDVRLDAVLGKGSRFQYTYDFGDWWEHDLVVEDAVTADPEERYPACLDGERACPPEDVGGPAGYQALLVALADPEHPEHWAMRDWVGDHFDPAAFDAGRVGTLLRRFC; from the coding sequence ATGCCGCGTCAGATCTTCCAGTTGCGGATCTCGCTGACGGGTGTCCGTCCGACGGTCTGGCGGCGGGTGCTGGTTCCGGCCGGCTACACCCTCGACCGGCTGCACCGCGTCGTCCAGCACGCGATGGGTTGGCGCGACTGCCACCTGCACTCGTTCGAGATCGACGGTCTCCAGTACGGCGAGCCCGACCCGGACGGCGAGCTGGCGCTGCACGACGAGTTGGACGTCCGGCTGGACGCGGTGCTCGGCAAGGGCAGCCGGTTCCAGTACACGTACGACTTCGGCGACTGGTGGGAGCACGACCTCGTGGTCGAGGACGCGGTCACCGCCGACCCGGAGGAGCGTTACCCGGCCTGCCTCGACGGCGAGCGCGCCTGCCCTCCGGAGGACGTCGGCGGCCCGGCCGGCTACCAGGCGCTGCTGGTCGCGCTGGCCGACCCGGAGCACCCGGAGCACTGGGCGATGCGCGACTGGGTGGGTGACCACTTCGACCCGGCCGCGTTCGACGCCGGGCGCGTCGGCACCCTGCTGCGCCGCTTCTGCTGA